A genome region from Pseudorca crassidens isolate mPseCra1 chromosome 20, mPseCra1.hap1, whole genome shotgun sequence includes the following:
- the PAFAH1B3 gene encoding platelet-activating factor acetylhydrolase IB subunit alpha1 isoform X1, with amino-acid sequence MSGEENPASKPTPVQDVQGDGRWMSLHHRFVADSKDKEPEVVFIGDSLVQLMHQCEIWRELFSPLHALNFGIGGDSTQHVLWRLENGELEHIRPKIVVVWVGTNNHGHTAEQVAGGIKAIVQLVNQRQPQARVVVLGLLPRGQHPNPLREKNRQVNELVRAALAGHPRAHFLDADPGFVHSDGTISHHDMYDYLHLSRLGYTPVCRTLHSLLLRLLAQDQGQGSAPLPEPTP; translated from the exons ATGAGTGGAGAAGAGAACCCAGCCAGCAAGCCCACGCCGGTGCAGGACGTGCAGGGCGACGGGCGCTGGATGTCCCTG CACCATCGGTTCGTAGCCGACAGCAAAGATAAAGAACCCGAAGTCGTCTTCATCGGGGACTCCTTAGTCCAGCTAATGCACCAGTGCGAG ATCTGGCGGGAGCTCTTTTCCCCTCTTCATGCACTTAACTTTGGCATTGGCGGTGACAGCACGCAGCACGTGCTGTGGCGTCTGGAGAACGGGGAGCTGGAACACATCCGGCCCAAG ATTGTGGTGGTCTGGGTGGGTACCAATAACCACGGGCACACCGCAGAGCAGGTGGCTGGAGGCATCAAGGCCATCGTGCAACTGGTGAACCAGCGGCAGCCCCAGGCCCGGGTCGTGGTGCTG GGCCTGCTTCCTCGGGGCCAGCACCCCAACCCACTTCGCGAGAAAAACCGACAGGTGAATGAGCTGGTACGGGCAGCACTGGCTGGCCACCCACGGGCGCACTTCCTGGATGCAGACCCTGGCTTTGTGCATTCAGATGGTACCATAAGTCACCATGACATGTATGATTACCTGCATCTCAGCCGGCTGGGGTACACACCTGTTTGCCGGACCCTGCACTCCCTGCTTCTGCGTCTGCTCGCCCAAGACCAGGGACAGGGTAGTGCTCCCCTGCCAGAACCCACACCCTAA
- the PAFAH1B3 gene encoding platelet-activating factor acetylhydrolase IB subunit alpha1 isoform X2, protein MSGEENPASKPTPVQDVQGDGRWMSLHHRFVADSKDKEPEVVFIGDSLVQLMHQCEIWRELFSPLHALNFGIGGDSTQHVLWRLENGELEHIRPKGLLPRGQHPNPLREKNRQVNELVRAALAGHPRAHFLDADPGFVHSDGTISHHDMYDYLHLSRLGYTPVCRTLHSLLLRLLAQDQGQGSAPLPEPTP, encoded by the exons ATGAGTGGAGAAGAGAACCCAGCCAGCAAGCCCACGCCGGTGCAGGACGTGCAGGGCGACGGGCGCTGGATGTCCCTG CACCATCGGTTCGTAGCCGACAGCAAAGATAAAGAACCCGAAGTCGTCTTCATCGGGGACTCCTTAGTCCAGCTAATGCACCAGTGCGAG ATCTGGCGGGAGCTCTTTTCCCCTCTTCATGCACTTAACTTTGGCATTGGCGGTGACAGCACGCAGCACGTGCTGTGGCGTCTGGAGAACGGGGAGCTGGAACACATCCGGCCCAAG GGCCTGCTTCCTCGGGGCCAGCACCCCAACCCACTTCGCGAGAAAAACCGACAGGTGAATGAGCTGGTACGGGCAGCACTGGCTGGCCACCCACGGGCGCACTTCCTGGATGCAGACCCTGGCTTTGTGCATTCAGATGGTACCATAAGTCACCATGACATGTATGATTACCTGCATCTCAGCCGGCTGGGGTACACACCTGTTTGCCGGACCCTGCACTCCCTGCTTCTGCGTCTGCTCGCCCAAGACCAGGGACAGGGTAGTGCTCCCCTGCCAGAACCCACACCCTAA